The DNA sequence GGAAATCGGTGTCCTTCGGCAGGGTTATTGTACCCAGAGATGATCCGTCTGTGCCCATAACAGTAAGCACTCCATCAGATTGTTTTACAGTAACATCCTGATCCTTATACTTATCTTTATAATATTCCAGCGCGTCATGAGCCTCCTTATTTAATTTCATCTGTGCTTGCAAATCTGAATTGGCGGTTTTATCAGCCAATATTTGCAACCCATCCCATCCTTCGCCTGTAGACATGGCTGTAACTACATTCAGGATGTCCTGGAACCGTTTATTTAATACCTGAGCGATCAAATAAACAGCTTTTTCCAGACGGCTCATCTTGCTGGTATCCCCAAGATTGAGTTCTTTTCCCGGTTCTGTTGCCTGATTGATCCTTACCATCTCATCTTTTAAAAGTCCTATTTCAGTTGCATCTAAACCGCCAGAACCGTTCAGTGTAACATAATCGTTATCAAATTTTTTTGATTCATCGAACTTTGATAATGTAATCTGCCCATCGTTATTTACAGTAAATTGAACTCCGTCCAGTGTAAAAGTCAAACAACTTGTTACGCCGGAACCGTCGATAGAGATATCTCCAGCTTTCAGGTCTGAAGCTCCCTTTATCCCTGTATTTTTTAATATCTCAATTAAATCATCTTTATCTCCCTCAGTAAACGCTGACGAATGATCCATAATTACATTATTATTATTATTGCTGTTTGTTATTGCTCCTTCACCAAAACTCCAACTCATATTAATTCCCCCTTTATTTTTTGGCCCGCCTACGTCCGCCTGATGCAGACTTCGGCGCGGCGAACTTTTCACTTTTCACTTTTCACTATCTTCGATCTTCACCTCCTGTTTTTCATTATTTTTTATATCTATACTATCGCTATTTATCCTCAAAAATTTGTATCGATAAAAATTGATGCTTTTAAAATAATTTTTCTACCCTCTGCTTGGCGATATCTGTATGTTGGCTTTTATCACCGGCTACACCCTCCCCTTTTTGACCAGCTTTTTGTGTTTTTAACTTATCCATTTTTTTCTGGTTTTCTTTAATCCTTTTATACTCTTCTTCGTCCAGCATGGGAAAACCCTTTTTGACTAAAGCATCAGCCACAACCGCGTTGTTCAGCTTCAATCTCAAAAAAAATATCGGATGAATGGTAAACTTATTAGCTTCATACTCAAAAAGTATCTCCTGCCTTACCATGCTCCGCACTACTGCCATGGCAAAATACCTTTTATAGATACGCGGGCTATTGACAAATATCTCGCCAACAAACTCGTCGTAATAATATAATTCCTGTACTCCGTCTTTATTGAGTTTGATATCAAATATATATGTGCCTTCCTGCACCTGTGATGATAAAAGACCATAGGTAAGTTTGGTAACACGCTTCACATCGTCTTCACTGATCTTGAATTTCAACTGAATTTTATCAGTGCCCAACCGGGTAAACACACCATCTTTAAATTTCAAGTTCTCTTTGGGCAGATTGATAAATTCCTTATTGGCAACTTTGTTAAATTCTCCCTGTTCTTTCTGTATATCTATAAACTGATTTTCCATAGCGCTGTCCAGGTCCGGCAGTTCATCTACATTAAAAAAAGATTCGTCTTTGAGCTTGCTTTTATCCAGAGCAGGTAAATTAAACATTTTTTCCCCCTTTTTTTACCAAAATGGATTTTATCTATTTATAAACTGACTATTCCCTATTTCTTTGAACTTCAAACATATTTTATTTACTTTGTGATCGGCAGGGTTGTCTTAAGATGTCATCCTCTGGCTCGACCAGAGGATCCAGGCATGCTGTATCCTGTGAAAACTGGATCCCCGATCCAGTCGGGGATGACAATGGAAATTTCTATGGTCTGTCGCTGGCCAAATAATCCGAGACTTTTAAAAGAGACAAAATATCTTTTCCTTTATTGCAATAGAAATCCAGGCCCAGCCAGGCCCAGTTTTGTTTGTAATAATCCTTGGGATCATTACCCCAATAACCGCGGATATTATACATATCATCCAGTTTTTCCAGAACAATCTCCGAATTTTCTTTATCTTCCAGAGCTGTAAAATAGGCCAGATATACCCCATAGGTCGAAGGATATTCGTATTGCAGACCTCGAATAGTCATATTGCGGCCGTCTATGCCATAACCACCTGTTAATTTTTTTTCATTGGTTAATTTATCTGTAAGAAAATCATAGGTTTTATCTTTCATAACACTGGCTACATTCATATTTGGATATAAAGCATAGGTAAGCCCAAGAAAATACCAGGTTCTGAAAGCGTCCCAACTGGACAGGTAGTCATCCACTTTGCCATCCCTGGCCCAGGGTAAATCTATAAAATTATTATCAGTATCCAGCATGCACCAGTCCGGGACAAGCGCGCCGTTACCCTTAAATTCTTCTCCTGACTGGTTGCGAAGGGTAATAGATTTACTTTTTTGAATATCAGCCAACGCGTCTCTGAACAAATCCTGCCAGGGATGATTAAGGTCTAACTGCGCAAAGGTATGATACAAAAACGGCATATAATAAGAAATGTTGATCCAGGGGTCGCCCTTATCATTGGAAAACAGATGATAGTTTTTTTCTACCATGGTCTTACTGATTCCCAGAAAGCGAACTTCGTCGAGGGCAAAATAATCGTCATCGGGCTGGAACATGATATTTTTTACAGCGTTCCAGCGAAAATTTGTGTCTTTATTCTTCTGGAAAAAAATAACTACTTCCTGCAAATGATCATAATAAGGATAACGTTTTTCTATAGTAATTTTCTGCCCTTCCACGTCTTCCAGTATAAGTTTTACTCCCTGGTTATCTTTAGTGAAAAAACTTACTCCCTCAAAAGCGGACATATCCACTTTTCCCAGATATTTACCTACCCCGTACCAGTCTGCATCCTGTGTCTGAATACTTAAAAAAGCGTTGTTATTCTCTTTTTCCAGGTTCTTTAGCAAGCGTCCTTTTTTATCATAAAAAGCAAACCATTTTTCCATGGCTCCGGGATTGTTGAAATCTTCTATATAACCCGGGCTCCTGCTGGATACACATTTTTCCCAGATATCGTTGATTATATTTTTGGCATAACCCATATAGTTATAATCACCTGCCCTGCTGCCCCATTTGTTATGGGCCATAATCAGAGCTCCGGCAATAAGCTGGTCACCGTCCGGCGCCACATCCAGGCCGTTGCGCCAGCCGTTCTCGGTCATACTTTCTTCCGGCACAAAGATGACGCCACCCATATTGGTCTTCTTGATATTGGGAGTATAACGCCAGGCAAATAAATAATCTTTTTTCCATTCGGGCATTGGTTCCCAGCGGCTTTTCTCCCAGTTAAAAACATGGTAAATATTTTTACGCATAAGGTTCTTTAAAGACCAAATCCAGACATTATCAAAAGTATCTCTGTCATTGGAAAGCACAGCCCGAAACAATACATAGGAAACAGATTCGGAAAAAGTAAGGTCCTTTCCGTAACTGCCATTACTTATATTGTCATAGTCGGTATCAGCCAGAGGACGGCCGGTTTTTTCTATCTTGTTCTTTTTGTAATAATTCCAGCTGGATTTGAGTATCTGCTGATAGTCCGCAAATACAAAGGTTAATAAAAGCAAAAATATTACCAATTTTTTCATGTATTCTTTTTCCCTACCCATTACTACTTATTCCTTATTCCGGATTTTTCTAAACATGCCGGTTTTTGAATACTTTTTCGCCTCTCTCCTGTCCGCCTAAGACGGACATCCTCTCTCCGCTCGCGGAGAAAGGATAAATATACTCTATACCGATGAGTTTACCCTCTCCACTTGTGGAGAGGGTGGGCATGAGCAAAGCGAATGACCGGGTGAGGCGGGGTGAGATGGAATTATAGAGGCGGTGGAAAGAGAAATTAAGCCTATTTGCTTTTTTGAGGTGTATTGTTTGAAGATAAATCAGAAGAACTTATATTTTCCTGTATTGTTTTTAAAGCTGTATCATTTAAAGCTTTATCGTATTCAGCGGCTTCCTGATTATGGCTAATAACTTCATTGGCCAGCGCCATACGCAGCGCCCCGTCCACACTGCACCCTTGCCCCCAATAACTCTTCAGATAGTTTTGTATCAAACTTGGCTGTGATTCCAGAAAATCATTGAAAATGGTGTTAAACGCTGTGCTGTTATCAATATGTTGTTCCATGTTTTCTTCTTCGGCTGCCGGCAAACCGGGTTTAAACTTCTCAGTTAAACCTTCTAATGAGAGCGTTTCACTATCCGGTCCAGAACCAACGGACTGATTTGGCGGATTGATATTTTCGATGACAGACATTTAATTTCTCCTTCATTCCCATTTAATTATCACACTTCGTCCATTCGACAGGCTCATGGCAGGCTGAGCCCAGTGTGACGGTCATGCTTCGTCAAGCTCAGCATGACTTGCATAATAAATATCACCCGTTTTGACTTGAAAAATGTATGCATTTTTTCTGTTTTATAAACAAATATGTTTAAAAAGCGCCTGATTGCGGCATATTAAGACTAAAATTAAAGGAGGTTGCAGATTGCATATTCATATTTTAAAAGAACGTTATAAAAATAAGAAAATGAGCCGCTGGCCTTTTGGCAATTTCTTTACAAAAAAGATAGATTATCTGGAAAGAGCCTCAAAGAATATTATTTTATTTTTATACGGGCCTAACCGCTAAAGGTTTATTTAGTATCCTGCAGGCTTTTTGAATTTTTGCTTTGCTTTTTCTTCCGGGCGCGAGTTCCAGACCGCTATTCATGTCCAAACCAAAAGTGTGCAACGTTTGAATGGCTTTNNNNNNNNNNNNNNNNNNNNNNNNNNNNNNNNNNNNNNNNNNNNNNNNNNNNNNNNNNNNNNNNNNNNNNNNNNNNNNNNNNNNNNNNNNNNNNNNNNNNGGCAGATTCGATTCGTTGTTTATCTAATCTCTGTTTCTCAATTATTATTTCCTGCCATTTCTGAAATAAAGCTTTTTCTGCCAACTCATCATTTTTTGTAATATATTTAATAATATCTCCCATAATAGCAGTCATTTTCTGTTGAAAATCATTCATTTTTTCAAAAATAGTATTACTTAGCTGAAATACTTGTTCCATGGGTACATTTGTATTGCCACCGGTTTCATTTAATACAAAATTACAATATTGTTCCATTTCATTTAGAGCCTGGTCCATGTATGTAAGTGAATCAGATATATTATGCAGCATTTCAGCGCTTTTATCTAAATAGTCCATAGCATTGGCATTATTTTTGAATTGAGCTTTTAAGTTTTTATTTTCTTTTTCCAGCTTTCCATATTGTTCACGAAGTGTAGCTACTTTAGTTTTAGAATTATTTATCTCTTTGCTAATTCTTTGGAACTCACTCCAATCTTTGCTATTCGCGGCTTTTATTAACATGATGTTCAATTGTTGCAGTTTTGAAATTTCATTTATCGTTTGCTTATTCAAATTTTTAACATTTTCAGAATGTCCTTCACAAATTGCAGTTCCTATAACTTTTAACATTGTTTCTATTTGAGGAATAGTTTCTTTGTAACTCTTTATCGTTTTCAATAATTCAGCTCTTTCGCCTTCTTTTAGGCTCTTATCATTCTTAATAACTTCCTCCAGTTTGGTTAATTCTTCGGGTAATTTTTTATAATAATCAATATAAGTGAGCAATTCCCTGCTTAACTGATTTCTTCCTTCAAGTGTCTTAACCTTGGTCGGCAATTCTTGGTGTGTAGTTTCTAATGCCTTACCCATTCTTTGGGATTCTGCCAATTTTTTAATGGTCAATTGTTTACTTTTAGTCACTGCCACCTCTGAAAAATTTTCTACTTTTGAGGTTCCGGTTGGGGTCCCATTCCTTTCACCCAAAATGCCCCAAAACTCATCCAGACTATAAGCCCAGCTTTCTTTACGATATTCTTTAAAGAGTTTTAATGCCTGTGTTACTTCCTCTCTTATGTCCTGCGGTAAAAGGTCCACTTCTTTTTCGCTGCTGATATATTTTTGCAGCTCTTCCATCTGCTTAATCGGTATAAAAGTCAGCCACTGGCCGATTTGATAATCAAGAGCTTTAACATGCTGCCGCATAGCAGTTATGATACTTTTTTGCTTTTCATTAATTCCATTACTGTTTTGCAATTCAACAATCTTATCTTGAGTTTGCTGAAGTTTGATTAACAATTGCTCCATAACTTTCAATTGTTCCTCAACCTTCTGTGGGTTTTTGCCATACTTTACTTCCTTATCATATTTTTGATATAAATCATATAAGTCATCGATAACTTTGATTTTAGTCCCTGAAAAATTTTCTTTAAGAGCTTTAATGGTTTGTTCAATTTTGCCAAAATCATACTTTTGGAATTTATCTATATCGATAGATTTCTGAAGGTATTCATAAACATTTTTTGCGTCCCTGTATCTGGGTGCCTGACCATCCTTTAGTTCCGCGTCTTGCCCGATTGCCTTAAACACATGATTTGCCGTGTCCTGGTCCTTGTTGCCGTTTTCTATTAACATGTTGCTGACACCCCAATA is a window from the Candidatus Margulisiibacteriota bacterium genome containing:
- a CDS encoding glycosyl hydrolase family 8 encodes the protein MKKLVIFLLLLTFVFADYQQILKSSWNYYKKNKIEKTGRPLADTDYDNISNGSYGKDLTFSESVSYVLFRAVLSNDRDTFDNVWIWSLKNLMRKNIYHVFNWEKSRWEPMPEWKKDYLFAWRYTPNIKKTNMGGVIFVPEESMTENGWRNGLDVAPDGDQLIAGALIMAHNKWGSRAGDYNYMGYAKNIINDIWEKCVSSRSPGYIEDFNNPGAMEKWFAFYDKKGRLLKNLEKENNNAFLSIQTQDADWYGVGKYLGKVDMSAFEGVSFFTKDNQGVKLILEDVEGQKITIEKRYPYYDHLQEVVIFFQKNKDTNFRWNAVKNIMFQPDDDYFALDEVRFLGISKTMVEKNYHLFSNDKGDPWINISYYMPFLYHTFAQLDLNHPWQDLFRDALADIQKSKSITLRNQSGEEFKGNGALVPDWCMLDTDNNFIDLPWARDGKVDDYLSSWDAFRTWYFLGLTYALYPNMNVASVMKDKTYDFLTDKLTNEKKLTGGYGIDGRNMTIRGLQYEYPSTYGVYLAYFTALEDKENSEIVLEKLDDMYNIRGYWGNDPKDYYKQNWAWLGLDFYCNKGKDILSLLKVSDYLASDRP